From one Shewanella sp. GD04112 genomic stretch:
- the msbA gene encoding lipid A export permease/ATP-binding protein MsbA: MTASPKDEMWTVFKRLLGYLKPMKGMFLLSVVGLIVYGLVDAAFISFIGPFIDKGFSSAPAISNGIALPTTQGFHADNQVLLMAPIVVILMFSLRGFANFVSTYGISYMSARLIMDMRQQVFEHYLSLPVSYMDKENTGNLISKVTFDTEQIARASGSALISIVRDGVTVIGMLALMFYNSWKLSLCILVIGPIMGLVITIVSRRFRKVSKQIQTAMGDVSAATEQMIKGHKNVLAFGGQETETARFARVNDRNRHQNMKLAVAQAISQPLIMVIGSFALAFVLYAASLDSMKADLTAGTFATILGAMMAMLQPIKNLTRVNAEFQRGIAACTTVFELLDTLPESDTGTYTVKRAKGNLRFDNVSFSYDGQERRALDNIDFEVTQGQTLALVGRSGSGKSTIASLVTRFYTGLESGDILLDDVSIYDYSLKSLRNQVALVSQQVTLFNDTIANNIAYAYPGEATREQIIQAATLAHAMEFIEQLPEGLDTQVGENGVLLSGGQRQRIAIARAMLRDAPVLILDEATSALDTESEKAIQQGLDNLRQNRTSVVIAHRLSTIESADQILVVDQGRIVERGTHKSLLELGGMYAKLYQMQFGS, encoded by the coding sequence ATGACAGCATCTCCTAAAGACGAAATGTGGACAGTTTTCAAACGACTACTGGGCTACCTCAAACCGATGAAGGGCATGTTTTTGCTTTCAGTTGTCGGCCTGATTGTATATGGGCTTGTCGACGCGGCCTTTATTTCTTTTATCGGTCCTTTTATCGATAAAGGCTTTTCCAGTGCACCGGCGATCAGTAACGGTATCGCACTTCCCACCACGCAAGGCTTTCATGCCGATAACCAAGTGTTATTAATGGCGCCGATAGTGGTTATTTTGATGTTTTCCCTGCGTGGTTTTGCGAACTTTGTCTCCACCTACGGCATTTCTTACATGAGTGCGCGTTTGATCATGGATATGCGTCAGCAGGTGTTTGAGCATTATCTGAGCTTGCCCGTGAGCTACATGGATAAAGAAAACACCGGGAACTTGATTTCAAAAGTCACCTTCGATACCGAGCAAATTGCCCGCGCATCAGGCAGCGCCTTGATCTCCATTGTGCGCGATGGGGTGACGGTTATCGGTATGCTTGCGCTGATGTTTTATAACTCATGGAAGCTTTCCCTCTGCATTTTAGTGATTGGCCCTATTATGGGGTTGGTGATCACTATTGTCAGTCGCCGTTTCCGTAAGGTATCGAAACAAATCCAAACGGCGATGGGCGATGTCAGTGCTGCCACCGAACAGATGATCAAAGGTCATAAAAACGTCTTGGCCTTCGGCGGACAAGAAACCGAAACGGCGCGTTTCGCCAGAGTGAATGACAGAAACCGTCATCAAAATATGAAACTCGCGGTCGCGCAGGCCATTAGCCAGCCGCTGATCATGGTAATTGGTTCCTTTGCCTTGGCCTTTGTGCTCTATGCGGCGAGCCTCGATAGCATGAAAGCCGATTTGACCGCAGGTACCTTCGCGACCATTCTCGGCGCTATGATGGCCATGCTGCAACCCATCAAAAACCTCACGCGTGTGAACGCCGAATTTCAGCGCGGTATTGCGGCCTGTACCACGGTCTTTGAACTGTTAGATACTTTGCCAGAGTCGGATACGGGTACTTATACCGTCAAGCGTGCTAAGGGCAACTTACGTTTCGATAATGTGTCCTTCAGCTACGATGGGCAGGAGCGCCGCGCCTTAGATAATATCGACTTCGAGGTGACTCAAGGGCAAACCTTGGCCTTAGTCGGTCGTTCTGGTTCGGGTAAATCCACTATCGCCAGTCTGGTGACGCGTTTCTACACTGGCTTGGAGTCTGGCGATATTTTGCTCGATGATGTCAGCATCTATGATTACTCATTGAAATCGTTACGTAATCAAGTGGCACTTGTGTCGCAGCAAGTGACGCTGTTTAACGATACTATTGCCAACAATATCGCCTATGCCTATCCCGGCGAAGCGACCCGCGAGCAGATTATCCAAGCGGCGACCTTAGCTCACGCGATGGAGTTTATCGAGCAATTGCCCGAAGGTTTAGACACCCAAGTGGGTGAAAACGGCGTGTTATTATCGGGCGGCCAGAGACAACGTATCGCGATTGCCCGCGCTATGCTGCGCGATGCGCCTGTGCTGATCCTCGATGAAGCCACCTCGGCACTCGATACTGAATCTGAGAAGGCGATTCAGCAGGGGCTGGATAATCTACGTCAAAACCGCACCTCGGTTGTGATTGCCCACCGTTTGTCGACCATTGAAAGTGCCGATCAAATTTTAGTGGTCGATCAAGGTCGTATCGTCGAGCGCGGTACCCATAAATCCCTTCTGGAACTTGGCGGTATGTATGCCAAGTTATACCAAATGCAGTTCGGTAGCTAA
- a CDS encoding DNA internalization-related competence protein ComEC/Rec2, translating to MNGFIFGFSATLLSAMLWPSLLPINCLPYLCLGALILFKKAPSLSGMLFAMCWLTGFCLVLSRQDLPLSQQPIQVRAEIISLVSQNSDWVSFDIIVDKPNLIFWPRAKLRLTWQSPEAVQVGQVWSFTLMPKSISSVLNQGGYNEQKQLISQHIVGKGRVIHAQLLTTHFSLRNHLISQLSPKLSTFTQGDILLALILGDKQLIPASKWQALRQTGTGHLVAISGLHLSVVTAWVYVCTLFLLSRFAAHPSRRNLVIALLLAGGCALFYSYLAGFAVSTQRALVMILLIMLLSLLRRYSSAWDRLLFALFIVLLLDPLACLSAGFWLSFCALAIILYTLESVPRIQPVEGNASFRAKARGRLAQFWSIQWRLSLVLGLVQAVFFGGLSVHSLWMNMLVVPWFSLIVIPLSMLAFILWWLGTLFGQAWFGLFHLADLTLLPYGWLLEVSGDLPAHWHSVSETLLGASLCVLLALILWRYLPHHRRYGLWHLPIVLLFIPFILVIFPRMTESSSPQWTLHLLDVGQGLAVVIEQDNRALIYDTGAAFGEDFSYSERVIIPFLNSKGLTQVDYIVVSHGDNDHAGGAEVLAKAYPRANWITDVAHLEGMPCLPQQIQWQQLTLNFISPQTAKGGNNASCVLRIDDGVHSLLLSGDIEKETEAVLIEQALAGAELKSQVLIAPHHGSRTSSTPAFIDAVAPELVLFPAGLNNRYGFPKPDVVARYQARDIDYFTTGREGQISVSFDAGRLEVKTYRRDLAPFWYNRLFRFGDLINPE from the coding sequence ATGAATGGATTCATTTTTGGCTTTAGTGCCACCTTATTATCAGCGATGTTGTGGCCCTCGCTGCTGCCAATCAATTGTTTACCCTACCTTTGCCTTGGGGCGCTCATCTTATTCAAAAAAGCGCCTAGTTTGTCTGGCATGCTTTTCGCAATGTGTTGGCTTACGGGGTTTTGCTTAGTCTTATCTCGGCAGGATCTTCCTTTATCGCAACAGCCAATTCAAGTGAGGGCCGAAATCATATCACTAGTTAGTCAAAACAGCGACTGGGTTAGCTTCGATATTATTGTCGATAAACCAAATTTAATCTTTTGGCCAAGGGCTAAGTTGCGACTCACTTGGCAATCTCCCGAAGCGGTGCAAGTGGGGCAAGTTTGGTCATTTACGCTGATGCCTAAAAGTATCTCAAGCGTGTTAAATCAAGGCGGTTACAACGAACAAAAGCAATTGATTAGTCAGCATATTGTTGGCAAGGGACGAGTCATTCATGCTCAACTGCTCACGACTCATTTTTCATTAAGGAATCACCTGATTAGCCAATTATCCCCTAAGTTGTCGACATTCACGCAGGGAGATATTTTGCTGGCGCTGATTTTGGGCGATAAGCAACTCATACCCGCCAGTAAGTGGCAGGCATTAAGGCAAACGGGAACCGGGCATTTAGTGGCGATATCTGGGCTGCATTTATCTGTGGTCACCGCTTGGGTGTATGTGTGCACGCTGTTTCTATTGAGCCGCTTCGCGGCGCATCCCAGTCGGCGCAATCTAGTGATTGCACTATTGCTCGCTGGAGGCTGTGCCTTATTTTATAGCTATTTAGCGGGATTTGCCGTTTCGACCCAACGCGCGTTAGTGATGATCCTATTGATCATGCTGCTGAGTTTATTAAGACGCTACTCGAGTGCGTGGGATCGTTTACTGTTTGCACTTTTTATTGTGCTTTTGCTCGATCCGCTTGCCTGTTTGAGTGCCGGTTTTTGGCTATCGTTTTGCGCCTTGGCGATTATTTTGTATACCTTGGAAAGCGTGCCGCGTATTCAGCCCGTTGAAGGTAACGCGAGCTTTAGAGCAAAAGCGAGAGGGAGACTTGCGCAGTTTTGGTCAATTCAATGGCGTTTAAGTCTGGTGTTAGGGCTGGTGCAGGCGGTGTTTTTCGGCGGCCTTAGTGTACACAGTCTGTGGATGAATATGCTGGTGGTGCCGTGGTTTAGTTTAATCGTTATCCCCTTGTCTATGCTGGCGTTTATCCTCTGGTGGTTGGGCACACTTTTTGGTCAAGCATGGTTTGGCTTGTTCCATCTGGCTGATTTAACACTGTTACCCTATGGCTGGTTGCTCGAAGTCAGCGGTGATTTACCCGCCCATTGGCATTCGGTTTCTGAGACCTTGCTCGGGGCCAGTCTGTGCGTACTGCTGGCCTTAATACTGTGGCGTTACCTTCCGCATCATCGTCGATATGGACTCTGGCATTTACCCATAGTCTTGCTGTTTATTCCGTTCATATTAGTAATTTTCCCACGGATGACCGAGTCATCTTCACCTCAGTGGACGCTGCATCTTCTCGATGTCGGGCAGGGTTTAGCCGTGGTGATTGAGCAGGATAACCGGGCACTTATCTATGATACGGGCGCCGCCTTTGGTGAGGATTTTAGCTATAGCGAACGGGTGATTATCCCGTTTCTTAACAGCAAAGGCTTAACTCAGGTGGATTACATTGTTGTGAGTCATGGCGATAACGATCATGCTGGTGGTGCCGAGGTGTTGGCCAAAGCCTATCCAAGGGCAAACTGGATAACCGATGTGGCTCATTTAGAGGGTATGCCTTGTTTGCCGCAGCAAATTCAGTGGCAGCAATTAACGTTAAACTTTATTTCGCCCCAGACGGCCAAGGGGGGGAACAACGCCTCCTGCGTGCTGCGTATCGATGATGGCGTGCATAGTTTGTTACTCAGTGGTGATATTGAAAAGGAAACCGAAGCGGTGTTGATTGAACAAGCACTTGCAGGCGCCGAGCTTAAAAGCCAAGTGCTCATTGCACCGCACCATGGCAGCCGCACCTCATCAACCCCTGCCTTTATAGATGCTGTCGCTCCTGAGTTAGTGTTATTTCCGGCAGGTCTTAATAATCGTTATGGCTTCCCCAAGCCCGATGTGGTTGCGCGTTATCAGGCGCGGGATATTGATTATTTTACAACGGGGCGAGAAGGGCAGATCAGTGTTTCTTTTGATGCTGGACGGCTTGAGGTGAAGACCTATCGGCGTGATTTGGCGCCATTTTGGTATAACCGCTTGTTTAGATTTGGTGACTTGATTAATCCAGAGTAG